Proteins co-encoded in one Lineus longissimus chromosome 11, tnLinLong1.2, whole genome shotgun sequence genomic window:
- the LOC135496179 gene encoding uncharacterized protein LOC135496179 isoform X2, which yields MAYSVTGARYARGEGSLDARNQQIFGLPLKSILKKPRADWTPPGSKKTVDPCHRCQGRVYPVDRINIEFRLCYHKECFTCSTCDRKLSLKDFHLSSGKDREIYCFRHVPSGLSNCRSISPVGRRLHRSASCPGPDRPEGFRERKEKKKHRTSFNEEVRYSYIDQDSDYDPDTLDERLSDSNAREVGLNDIDESKRNSLGRKRKSWMNEHENEATTEPPLEEVMEPDPNPVMVIAPSPVIELKSAPDVHLESGPDLQAAMTDDESSSKEDLAAIEDDDEGVTEQQDIMYEAFVGAYGDNLQRMDESFEREKEGLLDELTGGISSSGRPRSGVDPSTGDNPHTDMSPVAGHLNDTDNQHRQFYDPSKDLYDPNESFRERPRHDGPGISPDAILASMIMERLSGQPPVRTRVGRRLEDDENMGSKEYIPTLPYKTIRHHSGLPPDGPPHYTPRGSGRGRGRGEPYGPYHYGPYSRPGEYPTPAPRPQQKPPPPPKINAGPIIHGARPGGLERPKTPEAEPEPEREPGMIPDPVLNAVETAIEKRDANKNVPEEYTGYYIETCVGVDENFYNSPLAKRGMHPSRREYTIDELALRAKYGLRSPETRSKSLDRGLEEVRPEEYAYQSQGMVEGPSTLERGRERERVNRARKHMIMDEGSQGSLDGSKERVKPTIATKPKISDKLKQEFRSASHGRVNTPTASDKLREEFIQRAGTPTGSTERGASMEKKETKTGKIEMTDNSSSPNVKIGTVQKTVIRTHQQPNQSSGIEVVELSDTSSTGSSRPGSRPGSAGATRPQNLGGQDFMYNAMLQQSITTAVSRHGASRSVPRDQTSSMDRSMTRDPPTTANKMKRSQTSSMDRSTARRDFFEPKSEHNQGNEVSLKHGKDEKKREKGASDRSSSYSSLGSDKDSPRTRVTAEGQVETSATPGGPVVSGSTPAARSGSVQPGSVKITGGPVISGLMPETAMQGSVERDEEKKRDGRVATPLIITKTPEPGKGRKGAGERGQDLTKSGGVVTPPISAKTTELHTARDGTKDRHFKKKTETSMAYEERVQKSESTPSFRETTQDATDSFRTPNRGFEYDYEMDVSTTSNDVRPGSHKTTRIKSSGHLRDGETPKSSSKDRRRKDSSKNRKEIQRDESFDSQLSVTLHTDNSDTTYGQDSMTQAAVRGAVRDTVHDNMFGQETTLSPVTPGTNWAMMEDRFSTPKGKKDKDKKSKGGFFSLGSKRKPKRSRENSLDSTLDTTMDSTFDKKSLASMGSQDTLNETVKRSDRRTEKGKERERVKDRTVKVKDKNKRGKGKEALKEVTNQDMDSISDMYIEGDDDLLKKEDMERIGSVPMKMTSTPDGQRKVMKKPNSERKFEIVDTHDGRGRDGSRRRDENRETEYTTTKDVMNAMFVGSMERKKRSPRKKSRERKDRKEEEERLQVTELSIDEMLKEREISKEDRQRVKETSSTRAVKENSVDRRHSDKEHTSSRTHKEHTSSRTHKGGEGRHRTRSDTTGSEKESDEKHRTKANISKTRKDSEEEGQLVKKHTSKSEKSDRYIKKKKEPSDATRAIMSELLLQVGASPSRKHREGEGHDSGEDEEVVYRKVVKRRAGQSAERRRHVKRTEERTEEFEYRNGEAAAQEGKRREGRNEHLQNGRDSSYEEYKVEWNEYPEDEFENTSYSGFDVSLDEVIQEREYRKSEVFKMLLEDTAFEKKLRRLAEKRAREMEKAGDTGSEGTGSTPRSSVRSSDKSTESLDEMDLLRELEKRIEEYFEKQKQKKIKALMKKFMAEEGTRMSMLMSHEDEVLDLIALKDREMYGEILEPTLPPAPEAEPPEYSRSVLYVSADVFEELDTEVIEIAQHEQASYIELVRDLTRRCKTELDRVRAIFRWITVKDLSKIRFEADERINPESLLGMLKGIKEGKASYHDLFKRLCGYAGIHCTVIQGYSKGAGYRPGMKVEHKAFRNTWTAVNVNKSWRFVNCNWGARHYKNTSPIKQEPAGKDLCYKCDEFYFLTDPEDHIFQHFPDDKKWQLLRRPITMIEFMKLPVLKSPFFNAGLMKPTHKLEDRIYTQDGRIEIAFKMRKFPGLHCTLELIEGRTVIPEPEGHSLIRIIDEEVIFLVTPPDIGRYFFNVYVAENWKSNSLEHAAAFLIFAGDDCFDNGSNGVFPSTGVIGKTPVMKKLGIDIPPVQDPYIMISCNTWTEVTLPFTLKRDVKLSHQMKLFNRKGMYVGDYDEFVFLKYKGSKSYCVRCPREGVYALSVFAGDAKDRSPKLECIFKYLIDCESAQMTAPPFPKPSRRWIGCVLHEPISGELDVNTKYTFGLEIPDAVEVSVVIGDKWQALEFSEDSEDLWEGLVHTRSKPGVTATVFVRYDEDSDKFSPLLDYTVVGNKGATPGKL from the exons ATGGCGTATTCAGTGACAGGGGCTCGCTACGCCCGAGGTGAAGGAAGCTTGGATGCTAGGAACCAACAGATATTCGGATTACCTTTAAAGTCTATCCTTAAGAAGCCCCGGGCGGATTGGACCCCTCCGGGATCCAAGAAGACAGTCGATCCGTGTCACCGGTGTCAGGGCAGGGTCTACCCAGTGGATAGGATAAACATCGAATTCAGACTCTGCTACCATAAGGAGTGCTTCACGTGCTCGACATGCGACAGGAAACTGTCACTAAAAGATTTTCACCTCAGTTCAGGAAAAGATAGGGAGATTTACTGTTTTAGACATGTGCCATCCGGTCTTTCAAACTGCCGGTCTATCTCCCCGGTGGGGAGGAGGTTACACCGGTCTGCCTCATGTCCGGGGCCGGATCGACCCGAGGGATTCAGGGAacggaaggagaagaagaaacacCGAACAAGCTTTAATGAAGAG GTCCGATACTCTTACATCGACCAGGACTCGGACTACGACCCAGACACGCTAGACGAGCGCCTCTCAGACAGTAATGCCAGGGAGGTGGGTTTGAATGACATTGACGAGAGCAAGAGAAACTCGCTGGGAAGAAAGAGGAAGTCGTGGATGAACGAACACGAG AACGAAGCTACAACAGAACCACCACTAGAAGAGGTCATGGAACCCGACCCCAACCCCGTGATGGTCATTGCACCCTCTCCAGTGATTGAACTTAAATCTGCCCCAGATGTTCACCTTGAATCTGGCCCTGACCTTCAGGCGGCCATGACTGATGATGAG AGTTCGTCGAAGGAAGACCTAGCAGCCATTGAGGACGATGATGAAGGAGTCACTGAGCAGCAGGATATTATGTACGAGGCTTTCGTAGGAGCATATGGTGATAATCTTCAGCGCATGGATGAATCGTTTGAGAGGGAGAAGGAGGGGCTTCTCGACGAGTTGACTGGCGGCATCAGCAGCTCCGGCAGACCGCGCAGTGGAGTCGATCCGTCAACTGGAGACAACCCGCACACAGATATGTCTCCTGTGGCTGGTCATCTGAACGATACCGACAACCAACACCGCCAGTTTTACGATCCAAGCAAAGACCTTTACGACCCGAATGAATCCTTTCGGGAACGTCCGAGGCATGACGGACCTGGCATTTCACCTGATGCTATTCTAGCCTCAATGATTATGGAGAGGTTAAGTGGCCAGCCACCTGTTCGTACGAGAGTAGGTAGAAGGTTGGAGGATGATGAAAACATGGGAAGTAAGGAGTACATTCCGACATTACCGTATAAAACAATCAGGCACCACTCGGGTTTGCCTCCGGATGGACCACCGCATTACACACCACGCGGATCTGGCCGTGGACGGGGCCGTGGTGAACCATACGGGCCTTATCATTATGGACCATACTCGAGGCCTGGTGAATATCCAACGCCTGCCCCTAGACCACAGCAGAAACCACCGCCGCCACCAAAGATTAACGCTGGGCCTATCATACACGGTGCTAGACCAGGAGGACTCGAACGACCAAAGACTCCTGAagcagaaccagaaccagaacgaGAACCTGGAATGATTCCTGATCCTGTCTTAAATGCTGTCGAGACGGCCATAGAGAAGAGAGATGCGAATAAAAATGTACCTGAAGAATACACTGGATACTACATTGAGACATGTGTTGGAGTTGATGAGAATTTCTACAACTCGCCACTGGCTAAGAGGGGTATGCATCCATCAAGAAGGGAATATACAATAGATGAATTAGCACTCAGAGCGAAATATGGCCTGCGATCGCCTGAAACTCGATCGAAGTCTTTGGATCGTGGTTTAGAGGAGGTGCGACCTGAGGAGTATGCCTATCAGTCGCAGGGAATGGTGGAGGGGCCTTCTACCTTGGAGCGCGGACGTGAAAGAGAAAGGGTAAACCGAGCAAGAAAGCACATGATAATGGATGAAGGATCACAAGGATCTCTTGATGGAAGCAAGGAAAGGGTGAAACCAACCATTGCAACAAAACCAAAGATCTCCGATAAATTGAAACAGGAGTTCCGATCGGCTTCCCATGGGCGGGTTAACACGCCTACTGCCAGTGACAAGTTGAGAGAGGAGTTCATACAGCGGGCTGGTACACCAACAGGGAGCACTGAAAGGGGCGCCTCTATGGAGAAGAAGGAAACCAAAACTGGTAAAATAGAGATGACAGATAACTCAAGCTCGCCAAATGTTAAGATCGGAACTGTTCAGAAGACAGTCATAAGAACACATCAACAACCTAACCAATCATCGGGCATTGAAGTGGTAGAGCTCAGTGATACATCATCAACAGGATCGTCGAGACCGGGGTCAAGACCTGGTTCAGCTGGTGCTACGCGTCCACAGAATCTGGGAGGGCAGGACTTCATGTATAATGCCATGCTGCAGCAGTCCATTACGACGGCTGTGTCCCGCCACGGTGCTTCACGGTCTGTACCAAGAGACCAGACATCATCAATGGACCGATCAATGACAAGAGATCCACCAACAACAGCAAACAAAATGAAACGGAGTCAAACCAGTTCCATGGACAGGTCGACCGCGAGAAGGGATTTCTTTGAACCCAAGTCGGAACACAATCAAGGGAATGAGGTATCCTTGAAACATGGGAAAGATGAGAAGAAGAGGGAAAAAGGTGCTTCTGACCGATCCAGTTCTTACTCCAGCCTTGGGAGTGATAAGGACAGTCCCCGAACTCGAGTCACTGCAGAAGGTCAGGTTGAAACTTCCGCGACCCCAGGGGGACCAGTTGTTTCTGGGAGCACACCTGCTGCCCGGAGTGGTAGTGTTCAACCAGGGAGTGTAAAGATTACAGGCGGACCAGTCATATCAGGGCTCATGCCAGAAACAGCAATGCAAGGATcagttgagagagatgaggagaAGAAAAGAGATGGGAGGGTTGCTACACCATTGATCATCACTAAGACTCCAGAGCCTGGAAAAGGCCGCAAAGGAGCAGGCGAAAGGGGTCAGGATCTCACGAAGAGTGGAGGGGTTGTCACGCCCCCTATAAGCGCGAAAACCACAGAGCTTCACACTGCAAGGGATGGAACAAAAGACAGGCACTTCAAGAAGAAAACCGAAACCTCCATGGCTTATGAAGAAAGGGTTCAGAAATCAGAATCTACGCCGTCCTTTAGAGAGACAACTCAAGATGCAACAGATTCGTTCAGGACGCCAAATAGGGGATTCGAATATGACTATGAGATGGATGTTTCCACAACATCTAATGATGTGAGGCCTGGTTCTCATAAGACCACACGGATCAAATCAAGTGGTCATCTAAGGGATGGAGAGACACCAAAATCTAGTTCGAAGGATCGCCGCAGAAAAGACTCGTCAAAGAACCGCAAAGAAATTCAACGTGACGAATCTTTTGATAGTCAGTTATCTGTCACGTTGCACACAGACAACAGTGATACTACTTACGGGCAGGACAGTATGACCCAGGCTGCTGTTAGGGGTGCTGTTAGGGACACTGTGCATGACAACATGTTTGGCCAGGAGACGACCTTATCCCCTGTAACACCTGGCACAAATTGGGCAATGATGGAGGATCGCTTCTCCACCCCGAAGGGAAAGAAGGATAAGGATAAGAAGTCTAAAGGTGGTTTCTTTTCATTAGGATCGAAACGCAAACCCAAGAGATCAAGAGAGAACTCACTTGATTCAACGTTGGACACCACAATGGACTCGACGTTTGATAAGAAGTCGCTTGCTTCTATGGGTTCACAGGATACCCTGAATGAGACCGTGAAACGGAGTGATCGCAGGACGGAGAAAGGGAAGGAGAGGGAAAGGGTTAAGGATAGAACGGTTAAGGTAAAGGATAAGAACAAGCGGGGAAAGGGGAAGGAAGCGTTGAAGGAGGTCACTAACCAGGACATGGATAGTATATCAGACATGTACATCGAGGGTGATGATGACTTGCTGAAGAAAGAAGACATGGAAAGGATAGGCTCCGTACCCATGAAGATGACCTCCACACCGGATGGTCAGCGCAAGGTCATGAAAAAACCCAATTCTGAACGAAAGTTTGAAATTGTTGACACGCATGACGGTAGGGGTCGAGATGGGAGCAGGCGAAGGGATGAGAATCGGGAGACCGAGTACACAACTACCAAGGATGTGATGAATGCGATGTTTGTTGGTTCCATGGAACGGAAGAAGCGGTCACCGAGAAAGAAGAGTAGGGAAAGGAAAGATAGAAAAGAGGAGGAGGAGAGACTACAAGTGACTGAACTTAGCATTGATGAAATGTTGAAGGAGAGAGAGATTTCAAAGGAGGATAGGCAGCGGGTAAAAGAAACCAGTTCCACTCGAGCCGTGAAGGAGAATAGTGTCGATCGGAGGCACAGCGACAAGGAGCACACGTCCTCCAGGACTCACAAGGAGCACACGTCATCTAGGACTCACAAGGGCGGGGAAGGTAGACACAGAACCAGGAGTGACACGACTGGCAGTGAGAAAGAGAGTGATGAGAAACATCGAACAAAGGCGAACATTTCTAAAACTCGGAAAGATAGCGAAGAGGAGGGACAACTTGTGAAAAAGCACACTTCCAAATCGGAGAAGAGTGATCGGTAtattaaaaagaaaaaggaaccCAGTGATGCAACTCGTGCCATTATGTCAGAGTTATTACTTCAAGTTGGTGCTAGCCCGAGCCGGAAACATCGCGAGGGTGAGGGGCATGATAGTGGGGAGGATGAGGAAGTTGTTTACAGGAAGGTGGTCAAGAGACGGGCGGGACAGAGTGCGGAGAGGCGGCGGCACGTAAAGCGCACGGAGGAACGAACCGAGGAGTTTGAATACAGGAATGGTGAGGCCGCAGCGCAAGAGGGCAAACGTAGGGAAGGCAGAAATGAACATCTGCAGAATGGTCGTGACAGTTCGTATGAGGAATACAAAGTCGAATGGAACGAGTACCCTGAGGATGAGTTTGAGAACACATCTTACTCAGGGTTCGATGTAAGTTTAGATGAAGTGATTCAGGAACGTGAGTATCGTAAGAGCGAAGTGTTTAAAATGTTATTGGAGGATACAGCCTTTGAGAAGAAGCTACGGCGGCTGGCGGAAAAGCGGGCGCGAGAGATGGAGAAGGCTGGAGACACGGGGAGTGAGGGGACGGGAAGCACGCCACGGAGCTCGGTCAGATCCTCTGACAAGTCAACCGAGAGTCTGGATGAAATGGACCTCTTACGGGAACTGGAGAAACGAATCGAGGAGTACTTTGAGAagcagaaacagaagaagatCAAGGCCTTGATGAAGAAGTTCATGGCGGAGGAAGGCACCCGGATGTCTATGCTAATGAGTCACGAGGATGAAGTCCTGGACTTGATTGCACTTAAG GATCGTGAGATGTATGGCGAGATCCTAGAGCCCACCCTACCCCCTGCCCCAGAGGCCGAGCCTCCTGAATACAGCCGCTCCGTGCTGTACGTCAGCGCTGATGTGTTTGAGGAGTTAGATACTGAAGTCATTGAG ATTGCCCAACACGAGCAAGCCAGTTACATCGAGTTGGTGAGGGATCTGACCAGAAGGTGCAAGACAGAATTAGACAGAGTGAG GGCGATCTTCCGTTGGATCACGGTAAAGGACCTAAGCAAGATCCGCTTTGAGGCTGACGAGCGAATCAACCCGGAGAGTCTCCTCGGTATGCTGAAAGGGATCAAAGAGGGCAAGGCCAGCTATCACGACCTATTCAAGAGGCTTTGTGG TTATGCTGGTATACACTGCACAGTCATCCAAGGCTACTCTAAGGGTGCCGGCTACAGACCAGGAATGAAGGTGGAACACAAGGCTTTCAGGAACACATGGACAGCAGTCAACGTCAACAAATCCTGGCGGTTTGTCAACTGCAACTGGGGAGCGAGACATTACAAAAATACTTCGCCCATCAAACAAGAACCGGCTGGGAAAGACTTGTGTTACAAGTGCGATGAGTTCTACTTCCTCACGGATCCTGAGGATCATATCTTCCAACATTTCCCTGATGATAAGAAGTGGCAGCTGTTGCGGCGCCCGATCACCATGATCGAGTTCATGAAACTGCCGGTCCTCAAGTCTCCCTTCTTCAATGCTGGCCTGATGAAGCCCACGCACAAACTGGAGGACAGGATCTATACGCAAGATGGTCGAATCGAAATCGCTTTCAAGATGCGCAAGTTCCCTGGCTTGCATTGTACCCTTGAATTAATCGAGGGGAGGACTGTTATCCCTGAGCCAGAAGGACATTCGCTCATACGAATCATTGACGAGGAAGTTATATTCCTCGTGACACCACCCGACATCGGCCGCTATTTCTTCAACGTTTATGTTGCAGAGAACTGGAAATCGAACTCTCTGGAACACGCAGCCGCATTCCTTATCTTTGCCGGGGATGACTGCTTTGACAATGGCTCAAATGGTGTCTTCCCCTCGACGGGGGTCATCGGGAAGACGCCGGTGATGAAGAAGCTTGGGATTGACATTCCCCCAGTACAGGACCCATACATAATGATCTCCTGCAACACGTGGACTGAAGTGACTCTGCCTTTCACTCTAAAGCGTGACGTGAAACTGTCCCACCAAATGAAACTGTTCAATCGAAAAGGAATGTATGTCGGTGACTACGATGAATTTGTCTTTCTGAAATACAAGGGGAGTAAGTCATATTGCGTCCGGTGTCCGCGAGAGGGCGTGTACGCGTTGTCAGTGTTTGCAGGCGATGCAAAGGACCGCAGCCCTAAACTAGAATGCATCTTTAAATACTTAATAGACTGCGAGTCTGCTCAAATGACCGCTCCGCCTTTCCCGAAGCCGTCCAGACGGTGGATTGGTTGTGTCTTACACGAACCAATCAGTGGTGAACTTGACGTGAACACCAAGTATACATTTGGGTTAGAGATCCCGGACGCAGTCGAAGTTTCCGTTGTCATTGGCGACAAGTGGCAGGCTTTGGAATTCTCTGAAGATAGTGAGGACTTGTGGGAGGGGCTTGTGCACACGAGGAGTAAGCCGGGTGTGACAGCTACGGTGTTCGTGCGCTACGATGAAGACTCTGATAAATTCTCGCCTCTCTTGGACTATACTGTTGTCGGCAATAAGGGGGCCACACCGGGGAAGTTGTGA